The genomic interval ACCATTCTGATGTTTCGTCCGGTTTCACAAAAAATTCCATCTCCATCTGTTCAAACTCTCTTGAGCGAAACAGGAAATTGCCGGTGGTTATTTCGTTTCGAAAAGCTTTTCCTATCTGGGCAATGCCAAAGGGGAGTTTCACCCGTGAAGTTGTAACGGCATTGGCGAAATTGACGAAGATACCCTGGGCTGTCTCAGGGCGGAGATAGACAACTGATGAAGAATCTTCTGACGGGCCATAATGTGTCTTTAGCATGAGGTTGAATTGCCTTGCGTCAGTCCATTCTTTTACGCCGCAGGTGGGGCAATTTTTATCTAGGTCAATATGGTCCGCC from Candidatus Neomarinimicrobiota bacterium carries:
- the glyS gene encoding glycine--tRNA ligase; its protein translation is MTDSKIMDKLVSLCKRRGFIFQSSDIYGGLEATYDYGPLGVELKNNVKQLWWRDVVTSRTDVVGMDAAIFMNSKVWEASGHVSEFHDPMVDCKNCKARFRADHIDLDKNCPTCGVKEWTDARQFNLMLKTHYGPSEDSSSVVYLRPETAQGIFVNFANAVTTSRVKLPFGIAQIGKAFRNEITTGNFLFRSREFEQMEMEFFVKPDETSEW